Proteins from one Emys orbicularis isolate rEmyOrb1 chromosome 2, rEmyOrb1.hap1, whole genome shotgun sequence genomic window:
- the TBC1D7 gene encoding TBC1 domain family member 7, whose protein sequence is MAEDSQRNFRSVYYEKVGFRGVEEKKSLEILLKDDRLDIEKLCTFSQRFPLPSMYRILVWKVLLGIIPPHHESHALVMKYRTEQYRDVYHALQVIRFIKDSTPQVEVFLRMHQLELGRLPRNLAFPLEPEDEVFLAIAKAMEEVVEDNIDCYWLVSSFVNQLNNKYKDSLPQLPKVLEQYLNVEDNRLLAHLKACSAVSKLPYNLWFKKCFAGCLPESSLQRVWDKVISGSCKILVFVALEILLTFKMKLMALTNAEKITQFLENIPQDNTDAIVSKAIDLWHKHCGTPVHLV, encoded by the exons ATGGCTGAGGATTCTCAGAGAAACTTCCGCTCTGTCTACTATGAAAAAGTGGGATTTCGTGGTGTTGAAGAAAAGAAATCATTGGAAATCCTACTGAAAGATGATCGATTGG ATATTGAGAAACTTTGCACATTTAGTCAAAGATTTCCTCTCCCATCCATGTATCGTATCCTGGTGTGGAAGGTGCTTTTAG gaattaTTCCTCCTCACCATGAATCTCATGCTCTGGTGATGAAGTACCGAACAGAACAATATAGGGATGTGTATCATGCCCTCCAAGTAATTCGGTTTATCAAGGATTCTACCCCACAGGTTGAAGTTTTCCTTCGCATGCATCAACTGGAGTTGGGAAGGTTGCCTCGAAATCTGGCTTTTCCTCTG GAACCAGAAGATGAAGTGTTTCTTGCCATAGCTAAAGCCATGGAGGAAGTGGTGGAGGATAATATCGACTGCTACTGGCTTGTCAGTAGTTTTGTGAATCAGTTAAACAACAAATACAAAGATTCGTTACCACAGCTG CCAAAAGTTCTTGAACAGTATTTGAATGTTGAAGATAACAGACTCCTGGCGCATCTGAAGGCCTGCTCTGCAGTGAGCAAACTTCCTTACAATCTTTGGTTTAAGAAGTGCTTTGCAGGGTGTTTACCTGAATCCAGTTTACAGAG GGTTTGGGACAAAGTTATTAGTGGATCCTGCAAGATTCTTGTTTTTGTTGCTCTGGAGATTTTATTAACCTTTAAAATGAAGCTAATGGCCCTGACTAACGCAGAGAAGATCACACAGTTTCTGGAAAAT ATTCCTCAAGATAACACTGATGCAATAGTGAGCAAAGCTATTGATTTGTGGCACAAACATTGTGGGACACCGGTACATTTGGTATGA